Proteins encoded in a region of the Elusimicrobiota bacterium genome:
- the mshA_3 gene encoding D-inositol-3-phosphate glycosyltransferase gives MVPLPPPWAGVEQMSQVLLESSLVKQYQVQVIRGNIRDSNAAKGKWDLSGTSRVLSLCFRLTIKLTVFRPHILYITLSQNTSGLARDFAYILLSSLFGVPVVAHLHGSKLREFIELQSPVPKKIVLSMLNRIKLLVVCANSIGADLKEVFPQLEIETVYNAIPKMREGPSKLPRSKARNVSFMGHFSVAKGFYDVIRAIPLVLSKFPDVHFHFAGERLDNERNIRLSQKGRWEEVEKTIKRFPQNIHFWGVVEGPDKEKFFEQADIFILPSYAEAFPVAVLEALGAGLPVIATPVGALPEVLKDGDDVLFVQPGKPSEVAHRIMDLIEDSKLRERLSQNALALSQKFYPDVFAQSMARVFEKSL, from the coding sequence GTGGTTCCGCTGCCGCCCCCCTGGGCGGGTGTCGAACAAATGAGCCAGGTGCTCTTGGAATCATCCCTTGTAAAGCAATATCAAGTTCAGGTGATTCGAGGAAACATTCGCGACTCCAATGCGGCCAAGGGGAAATGGGACTTGTCCGGAACATCTCGAGTTTTGAGCCTCTGTTTTCGTTTGACGATTAAATTGACCGTTTTCCGTCCTCACATTTTGTACATAACCCTTTCTCAAAACACCTCCGGGTTGGCCAGGGATTTTGCGTATATTCTTTTATCATCATTGTTTGGGGTTCCGGTGGTGGCTCATCTCCATGGGTCCAAATTGAGAGAATTCATCGAGCTTCAGTCACCCGTTCCAAAGAAAATCGTTCTATCGATGCTCAACCGGATCAAGTTGCTGGTTGTTTGCGCGAATTCTATAGGGGCTGACTTAAAAGAGGTTTTTCCACAATTGGAAATAGAGACTGTTTATAACGCCATCCCCAAGATGAGGGAGGGGCCCTCAAAATTACCACGGTCGAAGGCTCGAAATGTAAGTTTTATGGGCCATTTCTCTGTCGCGAAAGGTTTTTATGATGTCATTCGCGCCATTCCTCTTGTCTTATCGAAATTTCCCGATGTTCATTTTCATTTTGCCGGAGAACGATTGGACAATGAACGTAATATTCGTCTTTCTCAAAAAGGACGGTGGGAAGAGGTGGAGAAAACGATCAAAAGATTTCCTCAAAATATCCATTTTTGGGGAGTGGTGGAGGGGCCAGATAAAGAAAAATTTTTTGAACAGGCCGATATTTTTATTTTGCCTTCTTATGCCGAGGCCTTTCCGGTGGCGGTGCTTGAAGCTTTGGGCGCTGGCCTTCCTGTGATCGCCACGCCTGTGGGAGCTTTGCCAGAAGTATTAAAAGATGGGGATGATGTTCTTTTTGTGCAGCCGGGAAAACCGTCGGAAGTGGCCCATCGAATTATGGATTTGATTGAGGACTCTAAACTCAGAGAACGTTTGTCACAAAATGCGTTGGCATTATCCCAGAAATTCTATCCCGATGTCTTTGCGCAATCCATGGCTCGGGTATTTGAAAAAAGTCTGTAA
- the aroE gene encoding Shikimate dehydrogenase (NADP(+)), with translation MSPNRMLTGIIGANPSQYSKSPVMWNAAFQFFDLDATYQAFDVSEHDLPSLIQTFRKDESLRGFNVTIPYKIKIMGYLDAVAPLAQQAGAVNTVVRDTKGHLRGFNTDITGVLETLCGTWQGQPPLFKSLGGLRVLLLGAGGASRAVIAALGNELGEKGEILIVNRDVEKAKSVALAFHESKTRIRWGTLSELENQIQGFDLIVNATSVGQFGLESPLGERSIRLVNASQANAVFFDLIYSPSETLLLSQAKSAGRKIVNGQPMIVAQAVEAFRLMFGDFPKNDLTKIMAEAFEKNI, from the coding sequence ATGTCCCCCAATAGAATGCTAACAGGAATTATTGGCGCGAACCCCAGCCAGTATTCGAAAAGTCCTGTTATGTGGAATGCGGCCTTTCAGTTTTTTGATCTCGATGCCACCTATCAAGCCTTTGACGTATCAGAACACGATTTGCCATCGCTGATACAAACTTTCCGAAAGGATGAATCTTTGCGTGGTTTTAACGTGACCATTCCCTACAAAATAAAAATCATGGGTTATTTAGATGCGGTCGCACCCCTGGCTCAACAGGCGGGTGCCGTGAACACCGTTGTTCGAGATACCAAGGGGCACCTAAGAGGATTCAATACGGACATCACTGGCGTGCTCGAAACGTTATGTGGCACATGGCAAGGCCAACCCCCTTTGTTTAAAAGTTTGGGAGGGCTTCGGGTCTTACTTTTAGGAGCAGGAGGGGCTTCTCGGGCGGTGATCGCTGCTTTGGGCAACGAATTAGGTGAAAAAGGCGAAATCCTGATTGTTAACCGTGATGTTGAAAAAGCCAAATCAGTGGCACTCGCTTTTCACGAATCCAAAACCCGCATTCGATGGGGCACCTTGTCCGAATTGGAAAATCAAATCCAAGGATTTGATTTGATTGTTAATGCCACGAGCGTTGGACAATTTGGTTTGGAATCCCCTTTGGGAGAAAGATCAATTCGGTTGGTGAATGCGAGCCAAGCCAATGCGGTATTTTTTGATTTGATCTATTCACCCTCAGAAACCTTGCTGCTCTCTCAAGCGAAATCGGCTGGTCGGAAAATAGTGAATGGCCAACCTATGATTGTTGCTCAAGCGGTGGAAGCCTTTCGCTTAATGTTTGGGGATTTTCCTAAAAATGATCTCACCAAAATCATGGCGGAAGCTTTCGAGAAAAACATTTGA